A genome region from Trachemys scripta elegans isolate TJP31775 chromosome 2, CAS_Tse_1.0, whole genome shotgun sequence includes the following:
- the HUS1 gene encoding checkpoint protein HUS1 produces MRFRAKIVDVACLNHFTRVINTIAKLAKTCTLRLTVDKLYFILTDKVANGGVSMWCELSQGNFFDEFQMEGVAAEHNEIYLELTPENLSRALKTAQNAKTVKIKLTNKHCPCLTVAVELPSLSSSSRIVTHDIPVGVIPRRLWNDFREPTVPDFDVSIYLPVLKTMKSVVERMKNLSNCIVLEANLNGEMNLKIETDLVSVTTHFKGLGNPPWVSEDGSQNSTQDRDPESMAEARIDIRKLLQLLAGQQVNPTKALCNIVSKRIVHFILLHEEVSLQYFIPALA; encoded by the exons ATGCGGTTTCGGGCCAAGATCGTGGACGTCGCCTGCCTGAACCACTTCACCC GTGTGATCAATACAATTGCCAAACTAGCCAAGACGTGCACTCTACGCCTTACAGTGGACAAACTTTACTTCATCCTTACTGATAAAGTGGCAAATGGCGGGGTCAGCATGTGGTGTGAGTTAAGTCAG gggaaCTTCTTTGATGAATTCCAGATGGAAGGAGTAGCAGCAGAACACAATGAAATTTATTTGGAGCTGACACCAGAAAACCTATCAAGAGCTTTAAAAACAGCCCAGAATGCCAAGACGGTGAAAATCAAATTGACTAACAAGCACTGTCCCTGTCTCACAGTCGCTGTGGAACTG cCCTCGTTATCGAGCAGTAGTCGCATTGTGACACATGACATTCCAGTGGGAGTTATTCCCAGAAGACTGTGGAATGATTTCCGAGAGCCCACTGTACCAGACTTTGAT GTCAGTATTTACTTACCAGTGCTGAAGACCATGAAGAGTGTTGTGGAAAGAATGAAAAATCTCAGCAATTGCATT GTGCTTGAAGCAAATCTAAACGGAGAAATGAACTTGAAAATAGAAACCGATTTAGTGTCGGTCACGACCCATTTTAAAGGTCTTGGAAATCCTCCATGGG TATCAGAGGATGGTTCGCAAAATTCTACTCAAGACAGAGATCCAGAAAGCATGGCTGAGGCACGCATAGACATTCGGAAGCTCCTGCAGCTACTTGCTGGGCAACAAGTAAATCCCACAAAAGCCTTGTGCA ATATTGTGAGCAAAAGGATTGTTCACTTCATTTTGCTTCATGAGGAGGTTTCCCTTCAGTACTTCATTCCAGCACTTGCATGA
- the SUN3 gene encoding SUN domain-containing protein 3, with protein MYRIPKSSGSTYLPRDETSHGTNSDTSDTENQSQDLNWLSQRQGRIPSSTESQTPISLRQEDRQLQHSPKKGIRLVFHLLGLCITVLSHFVMKICSAFARKIWARKIISLVLFLLSLFFFGTYYMGLLDGGGIQMSRGIYNGFVLYDFNHFWHKDESEIYGMDLESLRQANHVLKEIQSLKEQVDKLQTELHALRQGTKEITQRAISEALEGSEIKGVTTWTVKRMLNKVLEKLDEDQVQMPDYALKSAGASIVQSRTTRSYRHNRGKFFWLSFPMLVFVKSPEVILQPNNYPGDCWPFPGSQGETVIKLAMEIIPRAVTMEHIPKKISPTGEISSAPKDFAVYGLKEEDEEQGTFLGEFIYNYEGDLFQTFQLKNELSEFMRYVKLKVLNNWGHPEYTCIYRFRVHGDLKHTQEFFEQSPIP; from the exons GCTATCTCAAAGACAAGGACGTATACCCAGTAGTACTGAAAGCCAGACCCCTATTAGTCTCAGGCAGGAAGATAGGCAGCTTCAACACTCACCCAAAA AAGGTATCAGGCTTGTCTTCCACTTGCTAGGACTATGCATAACAGTTCTGTCGCACTTTGTGATGAAAATATGCAGCGCTTTTGCAAG GAAGATTTGGGCTCGAAAGATTATTTCACTGGTGCTGTTCCtcctttctttattcttttttg GTACTTACTACATGGGATTGCTTGATGGAGGAGGAATTCAGATGTCCAGGGGAATATATAACGGCTTTGTCCTCTATGATTTTAACCATTTCTGGCACAAG GATGAATCAGAGATATATGGAATGGATCTGGAGTCTCTAAG GCAGGCAAACCATGTTTTGAAAGAAATCCAATCTCTTAAAGAGCAGGTAGATAAGCTACAGACAGAGCTTCATGCTCTGAGACAAGGTACAAAGGAGATCACCCAGCGTGCTATCAGTGAAGCCCTGGAAGGGAGTGAGATCAAAGGTGTTACAACATGG ACTGTTAAAAGGATGCTGAACAAAGTACTTGAAAAGTTGGATGAAGACCAAGTCCAGATGCCTGATTATGCCCTAAAATCAgcag gTGCCAGCATTGTTCAGTCCAGAACTACCAGGAGCTACCGTCATAATAGAGGAAAATTCTTTTGGTTATCATTTCCAATGCTGGTTTTTGTAAAGTCTCCAGAAGTTATTCTTCAg CCCAACAATTACCCTGGGGACTGCTGGCCTTTCCCAGGAAGTCAGGGTGAAACTGTCATCAAACTGGCTATGGAAATAATTCCAAGAGCAGTTACAATGGAGCACATTCCCAAGAAAATCTCCCCTACAGGAGAAATCTCCAGTGCTCCTAAGGACTTCGCTGTCTAT GGCCTaaaggaggaagatgaggagcaAGGAACTTTCTTAGGAGAGTTCATATATAACTATGAAGGAGATTTATTTCAAACATTCCAATTGAAG AATGAACTTTCTGAATTCATGAGGTATGTGAAACTGAAAGTGCTGAACAATTGGGGCCACCCAGAATATACCTGCATTTATCGATTCAGGGTACACGGAGATCTAAAACATACCCAGGAGTTCTTTGAACAGAGCCCAATACCTTAG